A single region of the Brassica rapa cultivar Chiifu-401-42 chromosome A03, CAAS_Brap_v3.01, whole genome shotgun sequence genome encodes:
- the LOC103855566 gene encoding salicylate/benzoate carboxyl methyltransferase isoform X3, which yields MMDLNFPKYIKVADLGCSSGQNTFLAMSEIINTINVFCQKWNQNPPEIDCCLNDLPNNDFNTTFKLIHSFKEKNFTSKVPYFVSGVPGSFYSRLFPRKSLHLVHSSYGLHWLSKVPEGLEKNKMSVYITASSPLSAYKAYLKQFQRDFTTFLKLRSEEMVSNGRMVLTFIGRNNMDNPLHRDCCHFWTLLSKSLHDLVIEGLVSASMVDSFYMPFYDPSKEEVKEIVGKEGSFEIKDLEAHEYDLGHCNQDQSKRSKSGQNEAVYIRAVSEPLLVAHFGNAIINRLFGKFAHHVSQHAGCRNKTTVSLVVSLTRK from the exons ATGATGGACTTGAACTTTCCTAAATACATTAAAGTAGCTGATTTGGGCTGCTCTTCAGGACAGAACACGTTCTTGGCAATGTCTGAAATCATCAATACAATCAATGTGTTCTGTCAAAAGTGGAACCAAAACCCACCAGAAATAGATTGTTGTCTAAACGATCTCCCTAATAACGATTTTAACACGACATTCAAACTCATACATTCCTTCAAAGAGAAGAACTTCACAAGTAAAGTACCATACTTCGTTTCTGGAGTACCAGGTTCCTTCTACTCGAGGCTCTTCCCTCGTAAGAGTCTCCATTTAGTACATTCCTCTTATGGCCTCCATTGGCTCTCTAAG GTTCCTGAAGGACTTGAAAAGAACAAAATGAGTGTGTACATCACAGCTTCAAGTCCCCTAAGTGCATACAAGGCTTACTTAAAACAATTCCAAAGAGATTTCACAACATTTTTGAAACTGCGTTCTGAAGAAATGGTTTCTAATGGACGTATGGTTCTCACTTTCATTGGTAGAAACAATATGGATAATCCATTGCATAGAGATTGTTGTCACTTTTGGACATTATTATCCAAATCTCTTCATGACCTAGTCATCGAg GGTCTTGTGAGTGCTTCGATGGTAGATTCGTTCTACATGCCTTTTTATGATCCTAGCAAAGAAGAAGTTAAAGAAATAGTAGGGAAAGAGGGTTCCTTTGAAATCAAAGATTTAGAGGCACATGAATATGATCTTGGCCATTGTAACCAAGACCAGTCAAAGAGAAGTAAGTCAGGGCAAAATGAAGCCGTTTATATAAGAGCGGTGAGCGAACCATTGCTCGTGGCTCACTTTGGAAATGCCATTATCAATAGATTGTTTGGCAAGTTCGCACATCATGTGTCTCAACATGCTGGTTGCAGAAACAAAACGACCGTTAGTCTAGTTGTTTCATTGACTCGCAAATAA
- the LOC103855569 gene encoding NAC domain-containing protein 78 isoform X1, whose amino-acid sequence MGRGSATSLAPGFRFHPTDEELVRYYLKRKVCNKPFKLDAISVTDVYKSEPWDLPDKSKLKSRDLEWYFFSMLDKKYNNGSKTNRATEKGYWKTTGKDREIRNGSRAVGMKKTLVYHKGRAPRGERTNWVMHEYRLTDEELKRTGAPQDAFVLCRIFQKSGTGPKNGEQYGAPYLEEEWEEDKMTFVPEQEALSEGLGFDDDVYLGIDEFEEKPDNLVVYDAIPVDPNYFHGESSNNVESGNYSDSGNFIQPGNFAVDSGGCFGQTIETFGEDQKPIIRDGSIQPCSLFPNEQNVCGVHDENAVNLETSNSNVFAAENCYSDIPIDDTNYMPDESFIDPSNNLPLTDGLYLEGNDLGNALPDDFDFEDYLDFFGDEDGQNLTLDVSQLLGSEDALPEQEGGLEQIQPSSGDLEKEVAQGKEAVEKDESGEGSTSKHDADVTDFDSASKYPFLKKASQMCGATSSFASQFQTKDRLHAGQSSGSVHVTAGIIRISNMNLAADMGWSYDKNNNLNVVLSFGSVQRDDGMSSSVNKTGGVPATRAMLIFLCLWILLLSVSFKIGTMVSAR is encoded by the exons ATGGGTCGCGGCTCAGCCACGTCGCTAGCTCCCGGGTTTCGTTTCCACCCGACGGACGAGGAGCTCGTTCGCTACTACCTGAAGCGCAAGGTCTGCAACAAACCTTTCAAGCTCGACGCTATCTCCGTCACGGATGTGTACAAATCCGAGCCTTGGGATCTACCAG ACAAGTCGAAGCTGAAAAGTAGAGACTTGGAGTGGTACTTCTTTAGTATGCTGGATAAGAAGTACAATAATGGATCGAAAACGAATCGTGCGACGGAGAAAGGATACTGGAAGACGACGGGGAAGGATCGGGAGATTCGTAATGGCTCGAGAGCCGTGGGGATGAAGAAGACGCTTGTTTATCACAAGGGGAGAGCTCCACGTGGTGAGAGGACTAATTGGGTTATGCATGAGTATCGTCTTACTGATGAGGAGTTGAAGAGAACTGGTGCCCCACAA GATGCGTTTGTGCTGTGTAGGATATTCCAGAAGAGTGGTACGGGGCCTAAGAATGGGGAGCAGTACGGTGCTCCTTATCTTGAGGAGGAGTGGGAAGAGGATAAAATGACGTTTGTGCCAGAACAAGAGGCTCTTAGTGAAGGGTTGGGTTTTGATGATGATGTTTATCTCGGCATCGACGAGTTTGAAGAG AAGCCTGATAATCTGGTGGTCTATGATGCTATTCCTGTTGATCCTAATTATTTCCACGGAGAATCAAGCAATAACGTTGAGTCAGGAAACTACTCAGACTCTGGAAACTTCATTCAACCAGGAAACTTTGCTGTTGACTCTGGTGGTTGCTTTGGACAGACAATTGAAACGTTTGGGGAAGATCAGAAGCCTATCATTCGGGACGGTAGCATTCAGCCTTGTTCTCTGTTTCCTAATGAGCAAAATGTTTGTGGTGTGCATGATGAGAACGCGGTGAATCTGGAAACGTCCAACAGTAATGTGTTTGCGGCTGAGAATTGCTACAGCGACATTCCTATTGATGATACCAACTATATGCCTGACGAGTCGTTCATCGACCCTAGCAACAACCTTCCACTCACTGATGGTCTGTACCTGGAAGGGAATGATCTCGGCAATGCTCTACCGGATGATTTTGACTTTGAAGATTATCTTGACTTCTTTGGCGATGAGGACGGTCAGAATTTAACTCTCGATGTTTCTCAATTGTTGGGATCTGAAGATGCGCTTCCTGAACAAGAAGGCGGCCTTGAGCAGATA CAGCCTTCCTCTGGCGACTTGGAGAAGGAGGTCGCACAAGGCAAAGAGGCGGTGGAGAAAGATGAAAGTGGCGAAGGATCTACCTCAAAGCATGATGCGGATGTCACGGATTTCGATTCAG CTTCGAAGTACCCTTTCCTCAAGAAGGCGAGCCAGATGTGTGGAGCAACATCTTCATTTGCTTCCCAGTTCCAAACAAAGGACCGGCTACACGCAGGACAATCTTCAGGTTCGGTTCACGTTACTGCAGGTATAATCAGAATATCAAACATGAATCTAGCAGCGGATATGGGCTGGTCATATGACAAGAACAATAACCTCAACGTAGTCCTTTCTTTCGGCTCGGTCCAACGAGATGATGGGATGAGTTCCTCTGTAAACAAGACAGGAGGAGTTCCAGCGACAAGAGCCATGTTGATCTTCCTTTGCTTATGGATTCTCCTGCTCTCCGTTAGCTTCAAGATAGGAACCATGGTCTCTGCTCGGTGA
- the LOC103855568 gene encoding zinc finger protein ZAT5, with product MEAFEEAIAASKEQALILKGKRTKRQRPQSPIPFSVSPPIVEEEVSNVLDSKENDVANRKKDGVITSSSSSASWSSNNNPTLKAEEDEEDQDIANCLILLSQGHSFPQHNQQLKIPHQEINNNNTYRFSSRRFLETSSSNGGGKSGYYVYQCKTCDRTFPSFQALGGHRASHKKPRATSFYSNLDVKKSIYENDAASLTNIYNNKNNNNRSLVAYGKAGNNKVHECGICGAEFTSGQALGGHMRRHRGAVVVAAAPAPIVTVAAAAANTELSLSSMSYDQISEGQDHLVMPEAKKAKKMVVSLDLDLNLPAPEDENRVNGLSLTLKQKHEQEQEHQQTKQREEQVSLVLSAPTLVDCYY from the coding sequence ATGGAAGCATTTGAAGAGGCGATAGCGGCCTCAAAAGAGCAAGCATTGATCCTTAAAGGGAAGCGTACAAAGCGACAACGTCCACAGTCTCCTATTCCTTTCTCTGTATCCCCTCCTATAGTTGAAGAAGAAGTATCCAACGTTCTTGATTCCAAGGAAAATGATGTAGCAAACCGCAAAAAAGATGGTGTGATCacgtcttcatcttcatcagccTCTTGGTCCTCTAACAACAACCCAACATTGAAGGCCGAAGAAGACGAGGAAGATCAAGACATAGCCAATTGTTTGATACTCCTTTCCCAGGGACACTCTTTCCCTCAACACAACCAACAGCTCAAGATACCTCACCAAGAAATAAACAATAATAACACGTATAGATTTAGCAGCAGGAGGTTTCTAGAGACTTCTTCATCAAACGGTGGTGGCAAATCAGGTTACTACGTTTATCAGTGCAAAACATGTGACCGGACCTTCCCTTCTTTTCAGGCTCTAGGCGGCCATAGAGCTAGCCATAAGAAACCTAGAGCCACCTCTTTTTACTCCAACCTTGACGTAAAGAAGAGTATCTACGAAAACGACGCCGCTTCACTCACAAATATTTACAATAACAAGAACAATAACAATAGGTCGCTTGTTGCTTACGGAAAGGCAGGTAACAATAAAGTTCATGAATGTGGAATATGTGGAGCCGAGTTTACGTCAGGACAAGCCTTAGGTGGCCACATGAGACGGCATAGAGGTGCGGTGGTTGTGGCTGCGGCACCAGCTCCCATCGTGACGGTGGCCGCGGCTGCGGCCAACACGGAGTTATCATTGTCTTCCATGTCGTATGATCAAATATCCGAGGGTCAAGATCATCTGGTGATGCCAGAGGCAAAGAAAGCTAAGAAGATGGTCGTGTCACTGGATTTGGATCTGAATCTACCCGCACCGGAAGATGAGAATCGGGTCAACGGGTTGAGCTTGACTTTGAAGCAAAAACAcgaacaagaacaagaacatcAACAGACAAAACAAAGAGAAGAACAAGTGTCTCTTGTCTTGTCTGCTCCTACTTTGGTGGATTGCTATTACTGA
- the LOC103855570 gene encoding acyl-CoA-binding domain-containing protein 6, with translation MEEIRKEIDVGDWHSNLPHDEWTPLTVPGSRASARYKHAAVAVDEKLYIVGGSRNGRYLSDVQVFDLRSLTWDSFKLITGDGDGSLGEAFPAISDHRMIKWGNRLLLIGGYSKNQSDNMSVRFIDLETHLCGVVDASGNVPVSRGGHSITLVGSRVFVFGGEDKKRRLLNDLHVLDLETMTWDVVETSQTRPVPRFDHTAATHSDRYLLIFGGCSHSIFFNDLHILDLQTMEWSQPHVQGDDVTPRAGHAGITIDENWFIVGGGDNSTGCLETLVLNMSKLVWSTSTHVGARHPLASEGLSVCSASVFGENILVAFGGYNGKYNNDIFVMRLKPGEPSSHPKIFKSPAAAAAAASVTAAYAIAKSDSSDFPPPPANPTLNGTGNSFSGSNIRNTIDSIKEEKRTLESSVAETQVENSKLREKIDEVNSTHAELSQELQSVQGQLISERSRCFKLEAQIAELQKALESGQSIEAEVEMLRKQKLAADEREDGTVKKQGWGWGAR, from the exons ATGGAAGAGATCAGGAAAGAGATAGACGTCGGTGACTGGCATTCGAATCTCCCCCACGACGAGTGGACGCCGCTCACTGTTCCTGGCTCACGAGCATCGGCTCGGTACAAG CATGCGGCGGTGGCTGTTGATGAGAAGCTCTACATTGTCGGTGGAAGCCGTAACGGCCGATACTTATCTGATGTCCAG GTGTTTGATCTTAGAAGTTTGACTTGGGATAGTTTTAAACTGATAACTGGAGACGGTGATGGTAGCTTAGGGGAAGCTTTTCCTGCTATTTCAGATCACCGCATG ATTAAGTGGGGAAACAGGCTTCTCCTGATCGGTGGATACTCCAAGAATCAATCAGATAACATGTCAG TGCGGTTCATTGATTTGGAAACGCATCTGTGTGGAGTCGTTGATGCCTCCGGGAATGTTCCG GTATCACGCGGTGGACATTCCATTACGCTGGTAGGTTCCCGAGTTTTTGTGTTTGGTGGGGAAGATAAGAAAAGGAGGCTCCTGAATGATCTGCATGTTCTTGATCTCGAGACAATGACTTGGGATGTGGTTGAGACATC GCAGACACGCCCAGTTCCCAGATTTGACCACACAGCTGCTACGCATTCCGATCGTTACCTTTTGATTTTTGGTGGTTGTTCTCATTCTATCTTCTTTAATGATCTTCATATCCTCGACTTGCAAACT ATGGAGTGGTCACAGCCTCATGTTCAGGGAGATGATGTAACTCCTCGGGCAGGACACGCAGGAATAACCATTGACGAAAACTGGTTTATAGTTGGGGGTGGTGATAACAGTACCG GTTGTTTAGAGACACTTGTTCTAAATATGTCGAAGCTGGTTTGGTCTACATCAACACATGTAGGAGCAAGGCATCCACTTGCTAGTGAG GGTCTTAGTGTGTGCTCAGCATCAGTATTTGGAGAGAACATCTTAGTAGCTTTTGGCGGCTATAACGGGAAGTATAACAATGAT ATATTCGTCATGAGACTAAAGCCCGGAGAACCATCCTCGCATCCCAAAATCTTCAAGTCACCAGCAGCCGCTGCAGCTGCGGCCTCTGTCACTGCTGCTTATGCCATAGCCAAGTCAGATAGTTCAGACTTTCCTCCACCACCTGCAAACCCAACTCTCAACGGAACAGGAAACAGCTTCTCTGGGAGTAATATCAGAAACACAATCGATTccattaaagaagaaaaaagaactcTGGAGTCATCTGTTGCAGAAACCCAAGTAGAAAACTCGAAGCTTAGGGAAAAGATAGATGAAGTTAATAGCACCCACGCTGAACTATCTCAA GAACTCCAATCTGTACAAGGTCAACTTATCTCAGAGAGGTCAAGATGCTTTAAACTTGAG GCACAAATAGCAGAACTGCAGAAAGCATTGGAGTCAGGACAATCCATTGAAGCTGAAGTTGAGATGCTTAGAAAACAGAAGTTAGCAGCGGATGAAAGAGAAGACGGGACCGTGAAAAAGCAAGGCTGGGGCTGGGGTGCTAGGTAG
- the LOC103855566 gene encoding salicylate/benzoate carboxyl methyltransferase isoform X2: protein MSGGEGANSYSTNSLLQRRALAKAKPVLVKNIKELMMDLNFPKYIKVADLGCSSGQNTFLAMSEIINTINVFCQKWNQNPPEIDCCLNDLPNNDFNTTFKLIHSFKEKNFTSKVPYFVSGVPGSFYSRLFPRKSLHLVHSSYGLHWLSKVPEGLEKNKMSVYITASSPLSAYKAYLKQFQRDFTTFLKLRSEEMVSNGRMVLTFIGRNNMDNPLHRDCCHFWTLLSKSLHDLVIEGLVSASMVDSFYMPFYDPSKEEVKEIVGKEGSFEIKDLEAHEYDLGHCNQDQSKRSKSGQNEAVYIRAVSEPLLVAHFGNAIINRLFGKFAHHVSQHAGCRNKTTVSLVVSLTRK from the exons ATGAGCGGAGGAGAGGGAGCCAACAGCTACTCGACAAATTCTCTTCTTCAG AGAAGAGCGTTAGCAAAGGCTAAGCCAGTTTTGGTTAAGAACATAAAGGAGCTGATGATGGACTTGAACTTTCCTAAATACATTAAAGTAGCTGATTTGGGCTGCTCTTCAGGACAGAACACGTTCTTGGCAATGTCTGAAATCATCAATACAATCAATGTGTTCTGTCAAAAGTGGAACCAAAACCCACCAGAAATAGATTGTTGTCTAAACGATCTCCCTAATAACGATTTTAACACGACATTCAAACTCATACATTCCTTCAAAGAGAAGAACTTCACAAGTAAAGTACCATACTTCGTTTCTGGAGTACCAGGTTCCTTCTACTCGAGGCTCTTCCCTCGTAAGAGTCTCCATTTAGTACATTCCTCTTATGGCCTCCATTGGCTCTCTAAG GTTCCTGAAGGACTTGAAAAGAACAAAATGAGTGTGTACATCACAGCTTCAAGTCCCCTAAGTGCATACAAGGCTTACTTAAAACAATTCCAAAGAGATTTCACAACATTTTTGAAACTGCGTTCTGAAGAAATGGTTTCTAATGGACGTATGGTTCTCACTTTCATTGGTAGAAACAATATGGATAATCCATTGCATAGAGATTGTTGTCACTTTTGGACATTATTATCCAAATCTCTTCATGACCTAGTCATCGAg GGTCTTGTGAGTGCTTCGATGGTAGATTCGTTCTACATGCCTTTTTATGATCCTAGCAAAGAAGAAGTTAAAGAAATAGTAGGGAAAGAGGGTTCCTTTGAAATCAAAGATTTAGAGGCACATGAATATGATCTTGGCCATTGTAACCAAGACCAGTCAAAGAGAAGTAAGTCAGGGCAAAATGAAGCCGTTTATATAAGAGCGGTGAGCGAACCATTGCTCGTGGCTCACTTTGGAAATGCCATTATCAATAGATTGTTTGGCAAGTTCGCACATCATGTGTCTCAACATGCTGGTTGCAGAAACAAAACGACCGTTAGTCTAGTTGTTTCATTGACTCGCAAATAA
- the LOC103855566 gene encoding salicylate/benzoate carboxyl methyltransferase isoform X1, whose translation MTCRCDYKTENESSSGDEERSSKYSFVSALCMSGGEGANSYSTNSLLQRRALAKAKPVLVKNIKELMMDLNFPKYIKVADLGCSSGQNTFLAMSEIINTINVFCQKWNQNPPEIDCCLNDLPNNDFNTTFKLIHSFKEKNFTSKVPYFVSGVPGSFYSRLFPRKSLHLVHSSYGLHWLSKVPEGLEKNKMSVYITASSPLSAYKAYLKQFQRDFTTFLKLRSEEMVSNGRMVLTFIGRNNMDNPLHRDCCHFWTLLSKSLHDLVIEGLVSASMVDSFYMPFYDPSKEEVKEIVGKEGSFEIKDLEAHEYDLGHCNQDQSKRSKSGQNEAVYIRAVSEPLLVAHFGNAIINRLFGKFAHHVSQHAGCRNKTTVSLVVSLTRK comes from the exons ATGACATGCAGATGTGATTATAAGACTGAGAACGAGTCGAGTAGCGGCGATGAAGAGAGAAGTAGCAAATACTCTTTTGTGAGTGCTCTATGTATGAGCGGAGGAGAGGGAGCCAACAGCTACTCGACAAATTCTCTTCTTCAG AGAAGAGCGTTAGCAAAGGCTAAGCCAGTTTTGGTTAAGAACATAAAGGAGCTGATGATGGACTTGAACTTTCCTAAATACATTAAAGTAGCTGATTTGGGCTGCTCTTCAGGACAGAACACGTTCTTGGCAATGTCTGAAATCATCAATACAATCAATGTGTTCTGTCAAAAGTGGAACCAAAACCCACCAGAAATAGATTGTTGTCTAAACGATCTCCCTAATAACGATTTTAACACGACATTCAAACTCATACATTCCTTCAAAGAGAAGAACTTCACAAGTAAAGTACCATACTTCGTTTCTGGAGTACCAGGTTCCTTCTACTCGAGGCTCTTCCCTCGTAAGAGTCTCCATTTAGTACATTCCTCTTATGGCCTCCATTGGCTCTCTAAG GTTCCTGAAGGACTTGAAAAGAACAAAATGAGTGTGTACATCACAGCTTCAAGTCCCCTAAGTGCATACAAGGCTTACTTAAAACAATTCCAAAGAGATTTCACAACATTTTTGAAACTGCGTTCTGAAGAAATGGTTTCTAATGGACGTATGGTTCTCACTTTCATTGGTAGAAACAATATGGATAATCCATTGCATAGAGATTGTTGTCACTTTTGGACATTATTATCCAAATCTCTTCATGACCTAGTCATCGAg GGTCTTGTGAGTGCTTCGATGGTAGATTCGTTCTACATGCCTTTTTATGATCCTAGCAAAGAAGAAGTTAAAGAAATAGTAGGGAAAGAGGGTTCCTTTGAAATCAAAGATTTAGAGGCACATGAATATGATCTTGGCCATTGTAACCAAGACCAGTCAAAGAGAAGTAAGTCAGGGCAAAATGAAGCCGTTTATATAAGAGCGGTGAGCGAACCATTGCTCGTGGCTCACTTTGGAAATGCCATTATCAATAGATTGTTTGGCAAGTTCGCACATCATGTGTCTCAACATGCTGGTTGCAGAAACAAAACGACCGTTAGTCTAGTTGTTTCATTGACTCGCAAATAA
- the LOC103855569 gene encoding NAC domain-containing protein 78 isoform X2, which yields MGRGSATSLAPGFRFHPTDEELVRYYLKRKVCNKPFKLDAISVTDVYKSEPWDLPDKSKLKSRDLEWYFFSMLDKKYNNGSKTNRATEKGYWKTTGKDREIRNGSRAVGMKKTLVYHKGRAPRGERTNWVMHEYRLTDEELKRTGAPQDAFVLCRIFQKSGTGPKNGEQYGAPYLEEEWEEDKMTFVPEQEALSEGLGFDDDVYLGIDEFEEKPDNLVVYDAIPVDPNYFHGESSNNVESGNYSDSGNFIQPGNFAVDSGGCFGQTIETFGEDQKPIIRDGSIQPCSLFPNEQNVCGVHDENAVNLETSNSNVFAAENCYSDIPIDDTNYMPDESFIDPSNNLPLTDGLYLEGNDLGNALPDDFDFEDYLDFFGDEDGQNLTLDVSQLLGSEDALPEQEGGLEQIPSSGDLEKEVAQGKEAVEKDESGEGSTSKHDADVTDFDSASKYPFLKKASQMCGATSSFASQFQTKDRLHAGQSSGSVHVTAGIIRISNMNLAADMGWSYDKNNNLNVVLSFGSVQRDDGMSSSVNKTGGVPATRAMLIFLCLWILLLSVSFKIGTMVSAR from the exons ATGGGTCGCGGCTCAGCCACGTCGCTAGCTCCCGGGTTTCGTTTCCACCCGACGGACGAGGAGCTCGTTCGCTACTACCTGAAGCGCAAGGTCTGCAACAAACCTTTCAAGCTCGACGCTATCTCCGTCACGGATGTGTACAAATCCGAGCCTTGGGATCTACCAG ACAAGTCGAAGCTGAAAAGTAGAGACTTGGAGTGGTACTTCTTTAGTATGCTGGATAAGAAGTACAATAATGGATCGAAAACGAATCGTGCGACGGAGAAAGGATACTGGAAGACGACGGGGAAGGATCGGGAGATTCGTAATGGCTCGAGAGCCGTGGGGATGAAGAAGACGCTTGTTTATCACAAGGGGAGAGCTCCACGTGGTGAGAGGACTAATTGGGTTATGCATGAGTATCGTCTTACTGATGAGGAGTTGAAGAGAACTGGTGCCCCACAA GATGCGTTTGTGCTGTGTAGGATATTCCAGAAGAGTGGTACGGGGCCTAAGAATGGGGAGCAGTACGGTGCTCCTTATCTTGAGGAGGAGTGGGAAGAGGATAAAATGACGTTTGTGCCAGAACAAGAGGCTCTTAGTGAAGGGTTGGGTTTTGATGATGATGTTTATCTCGGCATCGACGAGTTTGAAGAG AAGCCTGATAATCTGGTGGTCTATGATGCTATTCCTGTTGATCCTAATTATTTCCACGGAGAATCAAGCAATAACGTTGAGTCAGGAAACTACTCAGACTCTGGAAACTTCATTCAACCAGGAAACTTTGCTGTTGACTCTGGTGGTTGCTTTGGACAGACAATTGAAACGTTTGGGGAAGATCAGAAGCCTATCATTCGGGACGGTAGCATTCAGCCTTGTTCTCTGTTTCCTAATGAGCAAAATGTTTGTGGTGTGCATGATGAGAACGCGGTGAATCTGGAAACGTCCAACAGTAATGTGTTTGCGGCTGAGAATTGCTACAGCGACATTCCTATTGATGATACCAACTATATGCCTGACGAGTCGTTCATCGACCCTAGCAACAACCTTCCACTCACTGATGGTCTGTACCTGGAAGGGAATGATCTCGGCAATGCTCTACCGGATGATTTTGACTTTGAAGATTATCTTGACTTCTTTGGCGATGAGGACGGTCAGAATTTAACTCTCGATGTTTCTCAATTGTTGGGATCTGAAGATGCGCTTCCTGAACAAGAAGGCGGCCTTGAGCAGATA CCTTCCTCTGGCGACTTGGAGAAGGAGGTCGCACAAGGCAAAGAGGCGGTGGAGAAAGATGAAAGTGGCGAAGGATCTACCTCAAAGCATGATGCGGATGTCACGGATTTCGATTCAG CTTCGAAGTACCCTTTCCTCAAGAAGGCGAGCCAGATGTGTGGAGCAACATCTTCATTTGCTTCCCAGTTCCAAACAAAGGACCGGCTACACGCAGGACAATCTTCAGGTTCGGTTCACGTTACTGCAGGTATAATCAGAATATCAAACATGAATCTAGCAGCGGATATGGGCTGGTCATATGACAAGAACAATAACCTCAACGTAGTCCTTTCTTTCGGCTCGGTCCAACGAGATGATGGGATGAGTTCCTCTGTAAACAAGACAGGAGGAGTTCCAGCGACAAGAGCCATGTTGATCTTCCTTTGCTTATGGATTCTCCTGCTCTCCGTTAGCTTCAAGATAGGAACCATGGTCTCTGCTCGGTGA